The following are encoded together in the Neomonachus schauinslandi chromosome 15, ASM220157v2, whole genome shotgun sequence genome:
- the MIS12 gene encoding protein MIS12 homolog, translating into MSVDPMTYEAQFFGFTPQTCMLRIYIAFQDYLFEVMQAVEHVILKKLEDIPGCEISPVQIRKCTEKFLGFMKGRFDNLFGKMEQLFLQLILRIPPNILLPEDKPQEVHPCTEEEFHLLQKEIEQLQEKYKTELCAKQALLAELEEQKIVQAKLKQTLALFDELENAGRDHGTSDFRESLVFLVQNSRKLQTIRDNVEQEGKRMKIS; encoded by the coding sequence ATGTCCGTGGATCCAATGACCTACGAGGCCCAGTTCTTTGGCTTCACGCCACAAACCTGCATGCTGAGGATCTACATCGCATTTCAGGACTACTTGTTTGAAGTGATGCAGGCCGTCGAGCACGTTATTCTGAAGAAGCTGGAGGACATCCCGGGCTGTGAGATTAGCCCCGTCCAGATTCGTAAATGCACAGAGAAGTTTCTTGGCTTCATGAAAGGACGTTTCGATAACCTTTTTGGCAAAATGGAGCAGCTGTTTTTACAGTTGATCCTTCGTATTCCCCCAAACATCTTGCTTCCGGAAGATAAGCCTCAGGAGGTGCACCCCTGTACTGAGGAAGAATTCCATCTTCTCCAGAAAGAAATCGAACAGCTACAAGAGAAGTATAAGACTGAATTATGCGCTAAGCAGGCCCTTCTCGCAGAATTAGAGGAACAAAAAATTGTTCAGGCCAAACTTAAGCAGACATTGGCTTTGTTTGATGAGCTTGAAAATGCCGGCAGAGATCACGGCACTAGTGATTTTAGGGAGAGCTTGGTGTTCCTGGTCCAGAACTCCAGAAAACTCCAGACTATTAGGGACAATGTGGAACAGgaaggcaaaagaatgaaaatatcttaa
- the DERL2 gene encoding derlin-2 isoform X3, with protein MAYQSLRLEYLQIPPVSRAYTTACVLTTAAVQLELITPFQLYFNPELIFKHFQIWRLITNFLFFGPVGFNFLFNMIFLYRYCRMLEEGSFRGRTADFVFMFLFGGFLMTLFGLFVSLVFLGQAFTIMLVYVWSRRNPYVRMNFFGLLNFQAPFLPWVLMGFSLLLGNSIIVDLLGIAVGHIYFFLEDVFPNQPGGIRILKTPSILKAIFDTPDEDPNYNPLPEERPGGFAWGEGQRLGG; from the exons ATGGCGTACCAGAGCCTCCGGCTGGAGTACCTGCAGATCCCGCCGGTCAGCCGCGCCTACACCACCGCCTGCGTCCTCACCACCGCCGCCGTG cagtTGGAATTGATCACACCTTTTCAGTTGTACTTCAATCCTGAATTAATCTTTAAACACTTTCAA atatGGAGGCTAAtcaccaatttcttattttttggtcCAGTGggattcaattttttatttaacatgatttttct ATACCGCTACTGTCGAATGCTAGAAGAAGGCTCTTTCCGAGGTCGGACAGCAGACTTTGTATTTATGTTCCTTTTTGGTGGATTCTTAATGACC ctttttggtttgtttgtgaGCTTAGTTTTCCTGGGCCAGGCCTTTACGATCATGCTCGTCTACGTGTGGAGCCGAAGGAACCCGTATGTGCGCATGAACTTCTTCGGCCTTCTCAACTTCCAGGCCCCCTTTCTGCCCTGGGTGCTCATGGGCTTTTCCTTGTTGCTGGGGAACTCGATCATTGTGGACCTCCTGG GCATTGCAGTTggacacatatattttttcttggaaGACGTATTTCCCAATCAGCCTGGTGGCATCAGAATTCTGAAAACACCGTCTATTTT GAAGGCTATTTTTGATACACCAGATGAGGATCCAAATTACAATCCACTACCTGAAGAGCGGCCAGGAGGCTTCGCCTGGGGTGAGGGCCAGCGCCTTGGCGGCTAA
- the DERL2 gene encoding derlin-2 isoform X1 → MAYQSLRLEYLQIPPVSRAYTTACVLTTAAVQLELITPFQLYFNPELIFKHFQIWRLITNFLFFGPVGFNFLFNMIFLYRYCRMLEEGSFRGRTADFVFMFLFGGFLMTLFGLFVSLVFLGQAFTIMLVYVWSRRNPYVRMNFFGLLNFQAPFLPWVLMGFSLLLGNSIIVDLLGIAVGHIYFFLEDVFPNQPGGIRILKTPSILLFLIHQMRIQITIHYLKSGQEASPGVRASALAAKAAGANHETQLGRTWWHTHWDSFSLCVMKVWTLLTAWQV, encoded by the exons ATGGCGTACCAGAGCCTCCGGCTGGAGTACCTGCAGATCCCGCCGGTCAGCCGCGCCTACACCACCGCCTGCGTCCTCACCACCGCCGCCGTG cagtTGGAATTGATCACACCTTTTCAGTTGTACTTCAATCCTGAATTAATCTTTAAACACTTTCAA atatGGAGGCTAAtcaccaatttcttattttttggtcCAGTGggattcaattttttatttaacatgatttttct ATACCGCTACTGTCGAATGCTAGAAGAAGGCTCTTTCCGAGGTCGGACAGCAGACTTTGTATTTATGTTCCTTTTTGGTGGATTCTTAATGACC ctttttggtttgtttgtgaGCTTAGTTTTCCTGGGCCAGGCCTTTACGATCATGCTCGTCTACGTGTGGAGCCGAAGGAACCCGTATGTGCGCATGAACTTCTTCGGCCTTCTCAACTTCCAGGCCCCCTTTCTGCCCTGGGTGCTCATGGGCTTTTCCTTGTTGCTGGGGAACTCGATCATTGTGGACCTCCTGG GCATTGCAGTTggacacatatattttttcttggaaGACGTATTTCCCAATCAGCCTGGTGGCATCAGAATTCTGAAAACACCGTCTATTTT GCTATTTTTGATACACCAGATGAGGATCCAAATTACAATCCACTACCTGAAGAGCGGCCAGGAGGCTTCGCCTGGGGTGAGGGCCAGCGCCTTGGCGGCTAAAGCGGCAGGTGCCAACCACGAGACCCAGCTGGGAAGGACTTGGTGGCACACCCATTGGGATTCTTTTAGCCTTTGTGTCATGAAAGTGTGGACGCTTTTGACGGCTTGGCAGGTTTGA
- the DERL2 gene encoding derlin-2 isoform X4: MAYQSLRLEYLQIPPVSRAYTTACVLTTAAVLELITPFQLYFNPELIFKHFQIWRLITNFLFFGPVGFNFLFNMIFLYRYCRMLEEGSFRGRTADFVFMFLFGGFLMTLFGLFVSLVFLGQAFTIMLVYVWSRRNPYVRMNFFGLLNFQAPFLPWVLMGFSLLLGNSIIVDLLGIAVGHIYFFLEDVFPNQPGGIRILKTPSILKAIFDTPDEDPNYNPLPEERPGGFAWGEGQRLGG; this comes from the exons ATGGCGTACCAGAGCCTCCGGCTGGAGTACCTGCAGATCCCGCCGGTCAGCCGCGCCTACACCACCGCCTGCGTCCTCACCACCGCCGCCGTG tTGGAATTGATCACACCTTTTCAGTTGTACTTCAATCCTGAATTAATCTTTAAACACTTTCAA atatGGAGGCTAAtcaccaatttcttattttttggtcCAGTGggattcaattttttatttaacatgatttttct ATACCGCTACTGTCGAATGCTAGAAGAAGGCTCTTTCCGAGGTCGGACAGCAGACTTTGTATTTATGTTCCTTTTTGGTGGATTCTTAATGACC ctttttggtttgtttgtgaGCTTAGTTTTCCTGGGCCAGGCCTTTACGATCATGCTCGTCTACGTGTGGAGCCGAAGGAACCCGTATGTGCGCATGAACTTCTTCGGCCTTCTCAACTTCCAGGCCCCCTTTCTGCCCTGGGTGCTCATGGGCTTTTCCTTGTTGCTGGGGAACTCGATCATTGTGGACCTCCTGG GCATTGCAGTTggacacatatattttttcttggaaGACGTATTTCCCAATCAGCCTGGTGGCATCAGAATTCTGAAAACACCGTCTATTTT GAAGGCTATTTTTGATACACCAGATGAGGATCCAAATTACAATCCACTACCTGAAGAGCGGCCAGGAGGCTTCGCCTGGGGTGAGGGCCAGCGCCTTGGCGGCTAA
- the DERL2 gene encoding derlin-2 isoform X2 — MAYQSLRLEYLQIPPVSRAYTTACVLTTAAVLELITPFQLYFNPELIFKHFQIWRLITNFLFFGPVGFNFLFNMIFLYRYCRMLEEGSFRGRTADFVFMFLFGGFLMTLFGLFVSLVFLGQAFTIMLVYVWSRRNPYVRMNFFGLLNFQAPFLPWVLMGFSLLLGNSIIVDLLGIAVGHIYFFLEDVFPNQPGGIRILKTPSILLFLIHQMRIQITIHYLKSGQEASPGVRASALAAKAAGANHETQLGRTWWHTHWDSFSLCVMKVWTLLTAWQV, encoded by the exons ATGGCGTACCAGAGCCTCCGGCTGGAGTACCTGCAGATCCCGCCGGTCAGCCGCGCCTACACCACCGCCTGCGTCCTCACCACCGCCGCCGTG tTGGAATTGATCACACCTTTTCAGTTGTACTTCAATCCTGAATTAATCTTTAAACACTTTCAA atatGGAGGCTAAtcaccaatttcttattttttggtcCAGTGggattcaattttttatttaacatgatttttct ATACCGCTACTGTCGAATGCTAGAAGAAGGCTCTTTCCGAGGTCGGACAGCAGACTTTGTATTTATGTTCCTTTTTGGTGGATTCTTAATGACC ctttttggtttgtttgtgaGCTTAGTTTTCCTGGGCCAGGCCTTTACGATCATGCTCGTCTACGTGTGGAGCCGAAGGAACCCGTATGTGCGCATGAACTTCTTCGGCCTTCTCAACTTCCAGGCCCCCTTTCTGCCCTGGGTGCTCATGGGCTTTTCCTTGTTGCTGGGGAACTCGATCATTGTGGACCTCCTGG GCATTGCAGTTggacacatatattttttcttggaaGACGTATTTCCCAATCAGCCTGGTGGCATCAGAATTCTGAAAACACCGTCTATTTT GCTATTTTTGATACACCAGATGAGGATCCAAATTACAATCCACTACCTGAAGAGCGGCCAGGAGGCTTCGCCTGGGGTGAGGGCCAGCGCCTTGGCGGCTAAAGCGGCAGGTGCCAACCACGAGACCCAGCTGGGAAGGACTTGGTGGCACACCCATTGGGATTCTTTTAGCCTTTGTGTCATGAAAGTGTGGACGCTTTTGACGGCTTGGCAGGTTTGA